In Salmo salar chromosome ssa15, Ssal_v3.1, whole genome shotgun sequence, one genomic interval encodes:
- the LOC123727116 gene encoding C-X-C motif chemokine 11-1-like — protein MTIRDCGDFSINTSQALLHSQLPSLLSSIHNIHHLTELSIQTLKETEEAVSMTNMMTSTVLISFLACLLLVNVEGQVGHSKARCLCLNGMVNHVKPVLIEKLEVYTSSHSCQNMEIIVTLKNGKGMKCLNPEAPFAKKTIEKIMKNQRSVQ, from the exons ATGACCATCAGAGATTGTGGGGATTTCAGTATAAATACAAGCCAAGCTCTCCTCCATTCACAACTTCCATCACTTCTCTCCTCCATTCACAACATCCATCACTTGACTGAGCTGTCCATCCAGACTCTTAAAGAAACTGAAGAAGCAGTATCCATGACCAACATGATGACATCAACAGTCCTCATCAGCTTCCTGGCCTGTCTGCTCCTGGTCAATGTTGAAG GCCAGGTGGGTCATTCTAAAGCTCGGTGCCTGTGTCTGAATGGAATGGTGAACCACGTTAAACCTGTTCTCATTGAGAAGCTCGAAGTGTACACCTCCAGCCACTCCTGCCAGAACATGGAGATCAT TGTCACTCTGAAGAACGGAAAAGGGATGAAGTGTCTGAATCCAGAGGCTCCATTTGCCAAGAAAACCATTgagaaaataatgaaaaaccaaaG GAGTGTGCAGTAA
- the LOC106570889 gene encoding C-X-C motif chemokine 11-1, producing the protein MTNMMTSTVLISFLACLLLVNVEGQVGHSKARCLCLNGMVNHVKPVLIEKLEVYTSSHSCRNMEIIVTLKNGKGKKCLNPEAPFAKKTIEKILKNQRSVQ; encoded by the exons ATGACCAACATGATGACATCAACAGTCCTCATCAGCTTCCTGGCCTGTCTGCTCCTGGTCAATGTTGAAG GCCAAGTGGGTCATTCTAAAGCTCGGTGCCTGTGTCTGAATGGAATGGTGAACCACGTTAAACCTGTTCTCATTGAGAAGCTCGAAGTGTACACCTCTAGCCACTCCTGCCGGAACATGGAGATCAT TGTCACTCTGAAGAACGGAAAAGGGAAGAAGTGTCTGAATCCAGAGGCTCCATTTGCCAAGAAAACCATTGAGAAAATACTGAAAAACCAAAG GAGTGTGCAGTAA
- the LOC123727117 gene encoding C-X-C motif chemokine 11-1-like produces MTNMMTSTVLISFLACLLLVNVEGQVGHSKARCLCLNGMVNHVKPVLIEKLEVYTSSHSCRNMEIIVTLKNGKGMKCLNPEAPFAKKTIEKIMKNQRSVQ; encoded by the exons ATGACCAACATGATGACATCAACAGTCCTCATCAGCTTCCTGGCCTGTCTGCTCCTGGTCAATGTTGAAG GCCAGGTGGGTCATTCTAAAGCTCGGTGCCTGTGTCTGAATGGAATGGTGAACCACGTTAAACCTGTTCTCATTGAGAAGCTCGAAGTGTACACCTCCAGCCACTCCTGCCGGAACATGGAGATCAT TGTCACTCTGAAGAACGGAAAAGGGATGAAGTGTCTGAATCCAGAGGCTCCATTTGCCAAGAAAACCATTgagaaaataatgaaaaaccaaaG GAGTGTGCAGTAA